One stretch of Poecilia reticulata strain Guanapo unplaced genomic scaffold, Guppy_female_1.0+MT scaffold_241, whole genome shotgun sequence DNA includes these proteins:
- the pisd gene encoding phosphatidylserine decarboxylase proenzyme, mitochondrial isoform X4: MPCGRWPIGWRFTGPSRPASCPGPGAGSTDWTYPPGSANPSTPSTSGRSGSTCRRRQWRTCITIRTWASSSAAASNRRSDPSAPLPACAEGRTSRTLWFWFCWVTGFWLRLQTSPADGRILHFGRVQNSQVEQVKGVTYSLENFLGPPSRPSPDPTSFQDRLLSSPDRALFHVVVYLAPGDYHCFHSPADWRVELRRHFPGSLMSVNPGVARWVKELFCLNERVVLSGQWRHGFFSLTAVGATNVGSIRVYFDQELRTNAPRYSKGSFQDRSYVAAGDQVKTGEGGVALRKGEPVGEFNLGSTIVLLFEAPADFTFDLQPGQRIRMGETLGSF; this comes from the exons ATGCCCTGTGGCCGCTGGCCAATCGG GTGGCGCTTTACCGGACCTTCCCGACCCGCCTCGTGTCCCGGGCCTGGGGCCGGCTCAACGGACTGGACCTACCCACCTGGCTCCGCAAACCCGTCTACTCCCTCTACATCTGGACGTTCGGGGTCAACATGCAg GAGGCGGCAGTGGAGGACCTGCATCACTATAAGAACCTGGGCGAGTTCTTCCGCCGCCGCCTCAAACCGGCGGTCCGACCCGTCTGCGCCGCTTCCTGCCTG TGCGGAGGGAAGAACCAGCAGaactctctggttctggttctgttgggtcacTGGGTTCTGGCTACGTTTGCAGACATCGCCGGCTGATGGCAGGATCCTCCATTTTGGACGGGTCCAGAACTCGCAAGTGGAGCAGGTGAAGGGCGTGACCTACAGCCTGGAGAACTTCCTGGGACCGCCCAGCAGGCCGAGCCCAG ACCCGACGTCCTTCCAGGACCGGCTGCTGTCGTCTCCGGACCGCGCCCTGTTCCACGTGGTCGTCTACCTGGCGCCGGGCGACTACCACTGCTTTCACTCGCCGGCCGACTGGAGGGTGGAGCTGCGCCGCCACTTCCCAG GCTCGCTGATGTCGGTGAACCCGGGCGTGGCCCGTTGGGTCAAGGAGCTGTTCTGCCTCAACGAGCGCGTGGTGCTGAGTGGCCAATGGCGGCACGGCTTCTTCTCCCTCACGGCGGTGGGCGCCACCAACGTGGGCTCCATCAGGGTCTACTTCGACCAG GAGCTGCGGACCAACGCTCCTCGCTACAGCAAAGGTTCTTTCCAGGACCGCAGCTACGTTGCCGCGGGCGACCAGGTGAAGACTGGCGAAGGGGGCGTGGCCTTGCGTAAAGGCGAGCCTGTGGGCGAGTTCAACCTGGGCTCCACCATCGTCCTGCTGTTCGAGGCACCGGCAGACTTCACCTTTGACCTGCAGCCAGGACAGCGAATCAGGATGGGGGAAACCCTCGGCAGCTTCTGA
- the pisd gene encoding phosphatidylserine decarboxylase proenzyme, mitochondrial isoform X3, translating to MCRRPAQLPAPARPARSWLRVPRLALRHRLSALSSGVCRPAPWHHRPIAFLGFLLSVNALWPLANRVALYRTFPTRLVSRAWGRLNGLDLPTWLRKPVYSLYIWTFGVNMQEAAVEDLHHYKNLGEFFRRRLKPAVRPVCAASCLTSPADGRILHFGRVQNSQVEQVKGVTYSLENFLGPPSRPSPDPTSFQDRLLSSPDRALFHVVVYLAPGDYHCFHSPADWRVELRRHFPGSLMSVNPGVARWVKELFCLNERVVLSGQWRHGFFSLTAVGATNVGSIRVYFDQELRTNAPRYSKGSFQDRSYVAAGDQVKTGEGGVALRKGEPVGEFNLGSTIVLLFEAPADFTFDLQPGQRIRMGETLGSF from the exons GCTCCGGGTGCCTCGTTTGGCTCTGCGTCACCGTCTGAGCGCGCTCAGTAGTGGTGTCTGTCGCCCCGCCCCCTGGCACCACCGGCCAATTGCTTTCCTCGGCTTCCTCCTGTCTGTCAATGCCCTGTGGCCGCTGGCCAATCGG GTGGCGCTTTACCGGACCTTCCCGACCCGCCTCGTGTCCCGGGCCTGGGGCCGGCTCAACGGACTGGACCTACCCACCTGGCTCCGCAAACCCGTCTACTCCCTCTACATCTGGACGTTCGGGGTCAACATGCAg GAGGCGGCAGTGGAGGACCTGCATCACTATAAGAACCTGGGCGAGTTCTTCCGCCGCCGCCTCAAACCGGCGGTCCGACCCGTCTGCGCCGCTTCCTGCCTG ACATCGCCGGCTGATGGCAGGATCCTCCATTTTGGACGGGTCCAGAACTCGCAAGTGGAGCAGGTGAAGGGCGTGACCTACAGCCTGGAGAACTTCCTGGGACCGCCCAGCAGGCCGAGCCCAG ACCCGACGTCCTTCCAGGACCGGCTGCTGTCGTCTCCGGACCGCGCCCTGTTCCACGTGGTCGTCTACCTGGCGCCGGGCGACTACCACTGCTTTCACTCGCCGGCCGACTGGAGGGTGGAGCTGCGCCGCCACTTCCCAG GCTCGCTGATGTCGGTGAACCCGGGCGTGGCCCGTTGGGTCAAGGAGCTGTTCTGCCTCAACGAGCGCGTGGTGCTGAGTGGCCAATGGCGGCACGGCTTCTTCTCCCTCACGGCGGTGGGCGCCACCAACGTGGGCTCCATCAGGGTCTACTTCGACCAG GAGCTGCGGACCAACGCTCCTCGCTACAGCAAAGGTTCTTTCCAGGACCGCAGCTACGTTGCCGCGGGCGACCAGGTGAAGACTGGCGAAGGGGGCGTGGCCTTGCGTAAAGGCGAGCCTGTGGGCGAGTTCAACCTGGGCTCCACCATCGTCCTGCTGTTCGAGGCACCGGCAGACTTCACCTTTGACCTGCAGCCAGGACAGCGAATCAGGATGGGGGAAACCCTCGGCAGCTTCTGA
- the rnf224 gene encoding RING finger protein 224: MIHEDEEEDDDPLPPPPCSSVAMETAMSGRRPDLVCIVCFGSYDLLTRLPRRLHCGHAFCQACLKRLDTVINEQTWIPCPQCRQNTPRPRGGAAGLDLDLPSFLAVKAQQTFVSSCSSSSRSPAPRSDGKLWLGKEVPDDGWRHGGLAEPRFHHYGDCCPAPSCWRCCWFCCPGRG; this comes from the exons ATGATtcatgaagatgaagaggaggatgatgatcCCCTGCCCCCCCCTCCCTGCTcctctgttgccatggagacggcGATGTCGGGCAGGAGGCCGGACCTGGTGTGCATCGTGTGTTTCGGCAGTTATGACTTGCTGACGCGGTTGCCACGGCGACTCCACTGTGGCCACGCCTTCTGCCAGGCGTGTCTGAAGAGACTCGACACGGTGATCAACGAGCAG acgTGGATCCCATGTCCCCAGTGCCGGCAGAACACGCCGCGGCCGCGCGGCGGCGCCGCCGGTCTGGACCTGGACCTGCCGTCCTTCCTGGCGGTGAAGGCCCAGCAGACCTTcgtctcctcctgctcctcttcctcgcgaagccccgcccccaggAGCGACGGGAAGCTTTGGCTGGGGAAGGAAGTTCCCGACGACGGCTGGCGGCACGGCGGCCTGGCGGAGCCGCGCTTCCATCACTACGGCGACTGCTGCCCGGCGCCGTCCTGCTGgcgctgctgctggttctgctgcccCGGGCGAGGCTGA